The Primulina eburnea isolate SZY01 chromosome 6, ASM2296580v1, whole genome shotgun sequence genome contains a region encoding:
- the LOC140833718 gene encoding pentatricopeptide repeat-containing protein At3g63370, chloroplastic isoform X11 — MASLIQLIDLNSVAASTTPFVHKNTWRNSTVRIHTTPIKTTSLREALLSLSNILVSSSQKNCLDKAYSSVLDLCASQKSLSHGKQIHAHVLKCNNVRDLPFLDTKLVLMYGKCGNLQEAEVLFEEMLERSIFTYNAMLGAYVLNGKSQAAIELYAEMRFWEIPLDAHTCCSVLKACAGFKDIYCGREIHGFGVKFGISCNDIFVNALANMYTKCNDLNAVVLLFNRMTGRGAELWNIMISAYSMNGMSREALRLFWEMQNVGVTPSTYTFVAALQACQDSLLGMQMHNIVLKSHIFSDRYVANALVVMYSKFSRIDEAIRVFTEMPERDNVSWNAMLSGYVQNGLYDEALKFFHEIVSSGQRLDQVSAISVLSACGRSGNLVNGMEVHACVLKNGMEFDLHVANTVIDMYAKCSKTNFMYYSFRRIYHKDPISWTTIIAGYIQNYCYEKALQLFKEVQVEGVDIDKMMLESALLACHWLHCILTVKEIHGYIVRRDFSDVIIQNTLVDVYGDCGKLDYARHIFGQIEVKNVVSWTSMITSYLDNGLACEALQLFFNMVRDDVELDSIAILTILSAAANLSALRKGKEIHGYLLRKYFHAEDLIASSLVDMYASCGDIDSSYAVFKSVKHRDLVIWTSMINAYGLHGHGMMATNLYRKMEAKNLYPDHIAFLALLHACSHSALVEEGKMFFQLMQQEYKLDPWPEHYACLVDLLGRANFLEEAFDLVRGMRPEPTAAVWCALLGACRIHSNIEIGEIASGKLLEMDPDNPGNYVLVSNLYAAAERWDDVEKVRMKMKVRGLKKDPACSWIEVGNKVHNFTSRDRSHPNSDEIYKKLSQITDKLKRDGGYDPETKHVLHNVEEEEKVKMLYSHSERLAIAYGLLVTPKEKPIRVTKNLRVCGSPECFFNLLFLKQ, encoded by the coding sequence ATGGCTTCCTTAATCCAGCTCATAGACCTCAACTCTGTTGCTGCCTCAACAACACCGTTCGTTCACAAGAATACTTGGCGGAATTCAACTGTCAGAATTCACACGACGCCAATAAAAACAACCAGTCTACGAGAAGCCCTTTTGTCACTCTCCAACATTTTAGTTTCGAGCAGTCAGAAAAATTGCTTGGATAAAGCTTACTCATCAGTTCTTGATCTTTGTGCGAGCCAAAAGTCCCTATCACATGGCAAACAAATACATGCCCACGTTTTAAAATGCAACAATGTGCGTGATTTGCCATTCTTGGATACCAAACTTGTGCTTATGTATGGTAAATGTGGCAACTTACAGGAGGCCGAAGTGCTGTTTGAGGAAATGCTAGAAAGGAGTATTTTCACTTACAATGCAATGCTTGGTGCATATGTTTTGAATGGGAAGTCTCAGGCAGCAATTGAACTTTATGCAGAAATGAGATTCTGGGAAATTCCCTTAGACGCCCATACTTGTTGCAGTGTCTTAAAGGCTTGTGCTGGATTTAAAGATATTTACTGTGGAAGGGAAATTCATGGATTTGGCGTGAAGTTTGGGATTTCATGTAATGATATTTTTGTGAATGCACTCGCGAACATGTACACCAAGTGCAATGATCTAAATGCGGTGGTGTTGTTATTTAATAGAATGACAGGAAGAGGAGCTGAGTTGTGGAATATAATGATTTCAGCATATTCTATGAATGGGATGAGCAGAGAAGCATTAAGGCTGTTTTGGGAAATGCAAAATGTTGGTGTCACCCCTAGCACATATACTTTTGTGGCTGCTCTTCAAGCCTGTCAGGATTCATTACttgggatgcaaatgcacaATATCGTTCTGAAATCTCACATTTTTTCTGATCGTTATGTCGCAAATGCCTTGGTTGTCATGTACTCAAAGTTCTCTAGAATTGATGAAGCTATTAGAGTATTCACTGAAATGCCTGAGAGAGATAATGTTTCTTGGAATGCCATGTTATCTGGTTATGTTCAAAATGGCCTCTATGACGAAgcactcaaattctttcatgaGATCGTGAGTTCTGGTCAGCGCCTGGACCAGGTATCAGCAATCAGTGTTCTGTCAGCCTGTGGCAGGTCAGGGAATCTGGTGAATGGAATGGAAGTTCATGCTTGTGTTCTGAAAAATGGGATGGAATTTGATCTTCACGTAGCCAACACAGTAATTGACATGTATGCGAAGTGTTCTAAAAcaaatttcatgtattattctTTTCGGAGAATTTACCACAAAGACCCTATTTCTTGGACGACAATCATTGCCGGTTATATTCAAAATTATTGTTATGAAAAGGCCTTGCAGTTATTCAAGGAAGTGCAGGTGGAGGGTGTTGATATTGATAAGATGATGCTTGAAAGTGCTCTCCTAGCTTGTCACTGGTTACATTGCATTCTAACTGTGAAAGAGATCCATGGTTACATAGTGAGAAGAGATTTTTCAGATGTTATCATACAAAACACGTTGGTTGATGTGTATGGGGATTGTGGAAAATTAGATTATGCAAGACACATATTTGGGCAAATTGAAGTTAAAAACGTTGTATCCTGGACAAGCATGATAACTTCTTATTTAGATAACGGACTTGCGTGTGAGGCTCTTCAACTTTTCTTCAACATGGTCAGGGAtgatgttgaactggattctatTGCAATCTTGACTATTCTCTCGGCAGCTGCTAATTTATCTGCCCTGAGGAAGGGTAAAGAGATTCATGGATATTTGCTGAGGAAGTACTTTCATGCAGAGGATTTGATTGCTAGCTCACTTGTGGATATGTATGCTAGCTGTGGGGATATTGATAGCTCTTATGCTGTTTTCAAATCTGTAAAACATAGAGATTTAGTCATATGGACAAGTATGATTAATGCATATGGACTGCATGGCCATGGTATGATGGCTACAAATTTATATAGAAAGATGGAGGCCAAGAACCTTTACCCTGATCATATAGCATTTTTGGCACTGCTTCATGCATGCAGTCATTCAGCATTAGTAGAAgaaggaaaaatgttttttcaactTATGCAACAAGAATATAAATTGGATCCATGGCCTGAACACTATGCCTGTCTGGTTGATCTTCTAGGTCGCGCAAATTTTTTGGAAGAGGCATTTGATTTAGTGAGAGGCATGAGACCAGAGCCTACAGCTGCTGTCTGGTGTGCTCTTCTTGGTGCCTGCAGAATTCATTCTAATATTGAGATAGGGGAGATAGCTTCAGGGAAGCTTCTTGAAATGGATCCGGATAATCCGGGAAATTATGTGCTTGTATCTAACTTATATGCAGCTGCAGAGAGATGGGATGATGTGGAGAAAGTGAGGATGAAAATGAAAGTGAGGGGACTGAAAAAAGACCCTGCTTGTAGTTGGATAGAGGTTGGAAATAAGGTTCATAACTTTACTTCTAGGGACAGGTCTCATCCAAATTCTGATGAAATATACAAAAAGCTCTCTCAGATAACTGATAAATTGAAGAGGGATGGAGGGTATGACCCTGAAACAAAGCACGTGCTACACAATGTGGAGGAGGAAGAGAAAGTAAAGATGCTTTACAGTCATAGTGAAAGGCTTGCAATTGCGTATGGTTTACT
- the LOC140833718 gene encoding pentatricopeptide repeat-containing protein At3g63370, chloroplastic isoform X12, protein MASLIQLIDLNSVAASTTPFVHKNTWRNSTVRIHTTPIKTTSLREALLSLSNILVSSSQKNCLDKAYSSVLDLCASQKSLSHGKQIHAHVLKCNNVRDLPFLDTKLVLMYGKCGNLQEAEVLFEEMLERSIFTYNAMLGAYVLNGKSQAAIELYAEMRFWEIPLDAHTCCSVLKACAGFKDIYCGREIHGFGVKFGISCNDIFVNALANMYTKCNDLNAVVLLFNRMTGRGAELWNIMISAYSMNGMSREALRLFWEMQNVGVTPSTYTFVAALQACQDSLLGMQMHNIVLKSHIFSDRYVANALVVMYSKFSRIDEAIRVFTEMPERDNVSWNAMLSGYVQNGLYDEALKFFHEIVSSGQRLDQVSAISVLSACGRSGNLVNGMEVHACVLKNGMEFDLHVANTVIDMYAKCSKTNFMYYSFRRIYHKDPISWTTIIAGYIQNYCYEKALQLFKEVQVEGVDIDKMMLESALLACHWLHCILTVKEIHGYIVRRDFSDVIIQNTLVDVYGDCGKLDYARHIFGQIEVKNVVSWTSMITSYLDNGLACEALQLFFNMVRDDVELDSIAILTILSAAANLSALRKGKEIHGYLLRKYFHAEDLIASSLVDMYASCGDIDSSYAVFKSVKHRDLVIWTSMINAYGLHGHGMMATNLYRKMEAKNLYPDHIAFLALLHACSHSALVEEGKMFFQLMQQEYKLDPWPEHYACLVDLLGRANFLEEAFDLVRGMRPEPTAAVWCALLGACRIHSNIEIGEIASGKLLEMDPDNPGNYVLVSNLYAAAERWDDVEKVRMKMKVRGLKKDPACSWIEVGNKVHNFTSRDRSHPNSDEIYKKLSQITDKLKRDGGYDPETKHVLHNVEEEEKVKMLYSHSERLAIAYGLLVTPKEKPIRVTKNLRVCGSA, encoded by the coding sequence ATGGCTTCCTTAATCCAGCTCATAGACCTCAACTCTGTTGCTGCCTCAACAACACCGTTCGTTCACAAGAATACTTGGCGGAATTCAACTGTCAGAATTCACACGACGCCAATAAAAACAACCAGTCTACGAGAAGCCCTTTTGTCACTCTCCAACATTTTAGTTTCGAGCAGTCAGAAAAATTGCTTGGATAAAGCTTACTCATCAGTTCTTGATCTTTGTGCGAGCCAAAAGTCCCTATCACATGGCAAACAAATACATGCCCACGTTTTAAAATGCAACAATGTGCGTGATTTGCCATTCTTGGATACCAAACTTGTGCTTATGTATGGTAAATGTGGCAACTTACAGGAGGCCGAAGTGCTGTTTGAGGAAATGCTAGAAAGGAGTATTTTCACTTACAATGCAATGCTTGGTGCATATGTTTTGAATGGGAAGTCTCAGGCAGCAATTGAACTTTATGCAGAAATGAGATTCTGGGAAATTCCCTTAGACGCCCATACTTGTTGCAGTGTCTTAAAGGCTTGTGCTGGATTTAAAGATATTTACTGTGGAAGGGAAATTCATGGATTTGGCGTGAAGTTTGGGATTTCATGTAATGATATTTTTGTGAATGCACTCGCGAACATGTACACCAAGTGCAATGATCTAAATGCGGTGGTGTTGTTATTTAATAGAATGACAGGAAGAGGAGCTGAGTTGTGGAATATAATGATTTCAGCATATTCTATGAATGGGATGAGCAGAGAAGCATTAAGGCTGTTTTGGGAAATGCAAAATGTTGGTGTCACCCCTAGCACATATACTTTTGTGGCTGCTCTTCAAGCCTGTCAGGATTCATTACttgggatgcaaatgcacaATATCGTTCTGAAATCTCACATTTTTTCTGATCGTTATGTCGCAAATGCCTTGGTTGTCATGTACTCAAAGTTCTCTAGAATTGATGAAGCTATTAGAGTATTCACTGAAATGCCTGAGAGAGATAATGTTTCTTGGAATGCCATGTTATCTGGTTATGTTCAAAATGGCCTCTATGACGAAgcactcaaattctttcatgaGATCGTGAGTTCTGGTCAGCGCCTGGACCAGGTATCAGCAATCAGTGTTCTGTCAGCCTGTGGCAGGTCAGGGAATCTGGTGAATGGAATGGAAGTTCATGCTTGTGTTCTGAAAAATGGGATGGAATTTGATCTTCACGTAGCCAACACAGTAATTGACATGTATGCGAAGTGTTCTAAAAcaaatttcatgtattattctTTTCGGAGAATTTACCACAAAGACCCTATTTCTTGGACGACAATCATTGCCGGTTATATTCAAAATTATTGTTATGAAAAGGCCTTGCAGTTATTCAAGGAAGTGCAGGTGGAGGGTGTTGATATTGATAAGATGATGCTTGAAAGTGCTCTCCTAGCTTGTCACTGGTTACATTGCATTCTAACTGTGAAAGAGATCCATGGTTACATAGTGAGAAGAGATTTTTCAGATGTTATCATACAAAACACGTTGGTTGATGTGTATGGGGATTGTGGAAAATTAGATTATGCAAGACACATATTTGGGCAAATTGAAGTTAAAAACGTTGTATCCTGGACAAGCATGATAACTTCTTATTTAGATAACGGACTTGCGTGTGAGGCTCTTCAACTTTTCTTCAACATGGTCAGGGAtgatgttgaactggattctatTGCAATCTTGACTATTCTCTCGGCAGCTGCTAATTTATCTGCCCTGAGGAAGGGTAAAGAGATTCATGGATATTTGCTGAGGAAGTACTTTCATGCAGAGGATTTGATTGCTAGCTCACTTGTGGATATGTATGCTAGCTGTGGGGATATTGATAGCTCTTATGCTGTTTTCAAATCTGTAAAACATAGAGATTTAGTCATATGGACAAGTATGATTAATGCATATGGACTGCATGGCCATGGTATGATGGCTACAAATTTATATAGAAAGATGGAGGCCAAGAACCTTTACCCTGATCATATAGCATTTTTGGCACTGCTTCATGCATGCAGTCATTCAGCATTAGTAGAAgaaggaaaaatgttttttcaactTATGCAACAAGAATATAAATTGGATCCATGGCCTGAACACTATGCCTGTCTGGTTGATCTTCTAGGTCGCGCAAATTTTTTGGAAGAGGCATTTGATTTAGTGAGAGGCATGAGACCAGAGCCTACAGCTGCTGTCTGGTGTGCTCTTCTTGGTGCCTGCAGAATTCATTCTAATATTGAGATAGGGGAGATAGCTTCAGGGAAGCTTCTTGAAATGGATCCGGATAATCCGGGAAATTATGTGCTTGTATCTAACTTATATGCAGCTGCAGAGAGATGGGATGATGTGGAGAAAGTGAGGATGAAAATGAAAGTGAGGGGACTGAAAAAAGACCCTGCTTGTAGTTGGATAGAGGTTGGAAATAAGGTTCATAACTTTACTTCTAGGGACAGGTCTCATCCAAATTCTGATGAAATATACAAAAAGCTCTCTCAGATAACTGATAAATTGAAGAGGGATGGAGGGTATGACCCTGAAACAAAGCACGTGCTACACAATGTGGAGGAGGAAGAGAAAGTAAAGATGCTTTACAGTCATAGTGAAAGGCTTGCAATTGCGTATGGTTTACT
- the LOC140833718 gene encoding pentatricopeptide repeat-containing protein At3g63370, chloroplastic isoform X7, which produces MASLIQLIDLNSVAASTTPFVHKNTWRNSTVRIHTTPIKTTSLREALLSLSNILVSSSQKNCLDKAYSSVLDLCASQKSLSHGKQIHAHVLKCNNVRDLPFLDTKLVLMYGKCGNLQEAEVLFEEMLERSIFTYNAMLGAYVLNGKSQAAIELYAEMRFWEIPLDAHTCCSVLKACAGFKDIYCGREIHGFGVKFGISCNDIFVNALANMYTKCNDLNAVVLLFNRMTGRGAELWNIMISAYSMNGMSREALRLFWEMQNVGVTPSTYTFVAALQACQDSLLGMQMHNIVLKSHIFSDRYVANALVVMYSKFSRIDEAIRVFTEMPERDNVSWNAMLSGYVQNGLYDEALKFFHEIVSSGQRLDQVSAISVLSACGRSGNLVNGMEVHACVLKNGMEFDLHVANTVIDMYAKCSKTNFMYYSFRRIYHKDPISWTTIIAGYIQNYCYEKALQLFKEVQVEGVDIDKMMLESALLACHWLHCILTVKEIHGYIVRRDFSDVIIQNTLVDVYGDCGKLDYARHIFGQIEVKNVVSWTSMITSYLDNGLACEALQLFFNMVRDDVELDSIAILTILSAAANLSALRKGKEIHGYLLRKYFHAEDLIASSLVDMYASCGDIDSSYAVFKSVKHRDLVIWTSMINAYGLHGHGMMATNLYRKMEAKNLYPDHIAFLALLHACSHSALVEEGKMFFQLMQQEYKLDPWPEHYACLVDLLGRANFLEEAFDLVRGMRPEPTAAVWCALLGACRIHSNIEIGEIASGKLLEMDPDNPGNYVLVSNLYAAAERWDDVEKVRMKMKVRGLKKDPACSWIEVGNKVHNFTSRDRSHPNSDEIYKKLSQITDKLKRDGGYDPETKHVLHNVEEEEKVKMLYSHSERLAIAYGLLVTPKEKPIRVTKNLREVHKNMDRLQKWNSRMVVLVTCMYFPYSPMCKFLPKPGQWRFYLPESRFFRLRNLTFSNLSVEL; this is translated from the coding sequence ATGGCTTCCTTAATCCAGCTCATAGACCTCAACTCTGTTGCTGCCTCAACAACACCGTTCGTTCACAAGAATACTTGGCGGAATTCAACTGTCAGAATTCACACGACGCCAATAAAAACAACCAGTCTACGAGAAGCCCTTTTGTCACTCTCCAACATTTTAGTTTCGAGCAGTCAGAAAAATTGCTTGGATAAAGCTTACTCATCAGTTCTTGATCTTTGTGCGAGCCAAAAGTCCCTATCACATGGCAAACAAATACATGCCCACGTTTTAAAATGCAACAATGTGCGTGATTTGCCATTCTTGGATACCAAACTTGTGCTTATGTATGGTAAATGTGGCAACTTACAGGAGGCCGAAGTGCTGTTTGAGGAAATGCTAGAAAGGAGTATTTTCACTTACAATGCAATGCTTGGTGCATATGTTTTGAATGGGAAGTCTCAGGCAGCAATTGAACTTTATGCAGAAATGAGATTCTGGGAAATTCCCTTAGACGCCCATACTTGTTGCAGTGTCTTAAAGGCTTGTGCTGGATTTAAAGATATTTACTGTGGAAGGGAAATTCATGGATTTGGCGTGAAGTTTGGGATTTCATGTAATGATATTTTTGTGAATGCACTCGCGAACATGTACACCAAGTGCAATGATCTAAATGCGGTGGTGTTGTTATTTAATAGAATGACAGGAAGAGGAGCTGAGTTGTGGAATATAATGATTTCAGCATATTCTATGAATGGGATGAGCAGAGAAGCATTAAGGCTGTTTTGGGAAATGCAAAATGTTGGTGTCACCCCTAGCACATATACTTTTGTGGCTGCTCTTCAAGCCTGTCAGGATTCATTACttgggatgcaaatgcacaATATCGTTCTGAAATCTCACATTTTTTCTGATCGTTATGTCGCAAATGCCTTGGTTGTCATGTACTCAAAGTTCTCTAGAATTGATGAAGCTATTAGAGTATTCACTGAAATGCCTGAGAGAGATAATGTTTCTTGGAATGCCATGTTATCTGGTTATGTTCAAAATGGCCTCTATGACGAAgcactcaaattctttcatgaGATCGTGAGTTCTGGTCAGCGCCTGGACCAGGTATCAGCAATCAGTGTTCTGTCAGCCTGTGGCAGGTCAGGGAATCTGGTGAATGGAATGGAAGTTCATGCTTGTGTTCTGAAAAATGGGATGGAATTTGATCTTCACGTAGCCAACACAGTAATTGACATGTATGCGAAGTGTTCTAAAAcaaatttcatgtattattctTTTCGGAGAATTTACCACAAAGACCCTATTTCTTGGACGACAATCATTGCCGGTTATATTCAAAATTATTGTTATGAAAAGGCCTTGCAGTTATTCAAGGAAGTGCAGGTGGAGGGTGTTGATATTGATAAGATGATGCTTGAAAGTGCTCTCCTAGCTTGTCACTGGTTACATTGCATTCTAACTGTGAAAGAGATCCATGGTTACATAGTGAGAAGAGATTTTTCAGATGTTATCATACAAAACACGTTGGTTGATGTGTATGGGGATTGTGGAAAATTAGATTATGCAAGACACATATTTGGGCAAATTGAAGTTAAAAACGTTGTATCCTGGACAAGCATGATAACTTCTTATTTAGATAACGGACTTGCGTGTGAGGCTCTTCAACTTTTCTTCAACATGGTCAGGGAtgatgttgaactggattctatTGCAATCTTGACTATTCTCTCGGCAGCTGCTAATTTATCTGCCCTGAGGAAGGGTAAAGAGATTCATGGATATTTGCTGAGGAAGTACTTTCATGCAGAGGATTTGATTGCTAGCTCACTTGTGGATATGTATGCTAGCTGTGGGGATATTGATAGCTCTTATGCTGTTTTCAAATCTGTAAAACATAGAGATTTAGTCATATGGACAAGTATGATTAATGCATATGGACTGCATGGCCATGGTATGATGGCTACAAATTTATATAGAAAGATGGAGGCCAAGAACCTTTACCCTGATCATATAGCATTTTTGGCACTGCTTCATGCATGCAGTCATTCAGCATTAGTAGAAgaaggaaaaatgttttttcaactTATGCAACAAGAATATAAATTGGATCCATGGCCTGAACACTATGCCTGTCTGGTTGATCTTCTAGGTCGCGCAAATTTTTTGGAAGAGGCATTTGATTTAGTGAGAGGCATGAGACCAGAGCCTACAGCTGCTGTCTGGTGTGCTCTTCTTGGTGCCTGCAGAATTCATTCTAATATTGAGATAGGGGAGATAGCTTCAGGGAAGCTTCTTGAAATGGATCCGGATAATCCGGGAAATTATGTGCTTGTATCTAACTTATATGCAGCTGCAGAGAGATGGGATGATGTGGAGAAAGTGAGGATGAAAATGAAAGTGAGGGGACTGAAAAAAGACCCTGCTTGTAGTTGGATAGAGGTTGGAAATAAGGTTCATAACTTTACTTCTAGGGACAGGTCTCATCCAAATTCTGATGAAATATACAAAAAGCTCTCTCAGATAACTGATAAATTGAAGAGGGATGGAGGGTATGACCCTGAAACAAAGCACGTGCTACACAATGTGGAGGAGGAAGAGAAAGTAAAGATGCTTTACAGTCATAGTGAAAGGCTTGCAATTGCGTATGGTTTACT
- the LOC140833718 gene encoding pentatricopeptide repeat-containing protein At3g63370, chloroplastic isoform X6: protein MASLIQLIDLNSVAASTTPFVHKNTWRNSTVRIHTTPIKTTSLREALLSLSNILVSSSQKNCLDKAYSSVLDLCASQKSLSHGKQIHAHVLKCNNVRDLPFLDTKLVLMYGKCGNLQEAEVLFEEMLERSIFTYNAMLGAYVLNGKSQAAIELYAEMRFWEIPLDAHTCCSVLKACAGFKDIYCGREIHGFGVKFGISCNDIFVNALANMYTKCNDLNAVVLLFNRMTGRGAELWNIMISAYSMNGMSREALRLFWEMQNVGVTPSTYTFVAALQACQDSLLGMQMHNIVLKSHIFSDRYVANALVVMYSKFSRIDEAIRVFTEMPERDNVSWNAMLSGYVQNGLYDEALKFFHEIVSSGQRLDQVSAISVLSACGRSGNLVNGMEVHACVLKNGMEFDLHVANTVIDMYAKCSKTNFMYYSFRRIYHKDPISWTTIIAGYIQNYCYEKALQLFKEVQVEGVDIDKMMLESALLACHWLHCILTVKEIHGYIVRRDFSDVIIQNTLVDVYGDCGKLDYARHIFGQIEVKNVVSWTSMITSYLDNGLACEALQLFFNMVRDDVELDSIAILTILSAAANLSALRKGKEIHGYLLRKYFHAEDLIASSLVDMYASCGDIDSSYAVFKSVKHRDLVIWTSMINAYGLHGHGMMATNLYRKMEAKNLYPDHIAFLALLHACSHSALVEEGKMFFQLMQQEYKLDPWPEHYACLVDLLGRANFLEEAFDLVRGMRPEPTAAVWCALLGACRIHSNIEIGEIASGKLLEMDPDNPGNYVLVSNLYAAAERWDDVEKVRMKMKVRGLKKDPACSWIEVGNKVHNFTSRDRSHPNSDEIYKKLSQITDKLKRDGGYDPETKHVLHNVEEEEKVKMLYSHSERLAIAYGLLVTPKEKPIRVTKNLREAQSVSSICYFLNNEMKEVHKNMDRLQKWNSRMVVLVTCMYFPYSPMCKFLPKPGQWRFYLPESRFFRLRNLTFSNLSVEL, encoded by the coding sequence ATGGCTTCCTTAATCCAGCTCATAGACCTCAACTCTGTTGCTGCCTCAACAACACCGTTCGTTCACAAGAATACTTGGCGGAATTCAACTGTCAGAATTCACACGACGCCAATAAAAACAACCAGTCTACGAGAAGCCCTTTTGTCACTCTCCAACATTTTAGTTTCGAGCAGTCAGAAAAATTGCTTGGATAAAGCTTACTCATCAGTTCTTGATCTTTGTGCGAGCCAAAAGTCCCTATCACATGGCAAACAAATACATGCCCACGTTTTAAAATGCAACAATGTGCGTGATTTGCCATTCTTGGATACCAAACTTGTGCTTATGTATGGTAAATGTGGCAACTTACAGGAGGCCGAAGTGCTGTTTGAGGAAATGCTAGAAAGGAGTATTTTCACTTACAATGCAATGCTTGGTGCATATGTTTTGAATGGGAAGTCTCAGGCAGCAATTGAACTTTATGCAGAAATGAGATTCTGGGAAATTCCCTTAGACGCCCATACTTGTTGCAGTGTCTTAAAGGCTTGTGCTGGATTTAAAGATATTTACTGTGGAAGGGAAATTCATGGATTTGGCGTGAAGTTTGGGATTTCATGTAATGATATTTTTGTGAATGCACTCGCGAACATGTACACCAAGTGCAATGATCTAAATGCGGTGGTGTTGTTATTTAATAGAATGACAGGAAGAGGAGCTGAGTTGTGGAATATAATGATTTCAGCATATTCTATGAATGGGATGAGCAGAGAAGCATTAAGGCTGTTTTGGGAAATGCAAAATGTTGGTGTCACCCCTAGCACATATACTTTTGTGGCTGCTCTTCAAGCCTGTCAGGATTCATTACttgggatgcaaatgcacaATATCGTTCTGAAATCTCACATTTTTTCTGATCGTTATGTCGCAAATGCCTTGGTTGTCATGTACTCAAAGTTCTCTAGAATTGATGAAGCTATTAGAGTATTCACTGAAATGCCTGAGAGAGATAATGTTTCTTGGAATGCCATGTTATCTGGTTATGTTCAAAATGGCCTCTATGACGAAgcactcaaattctttcatgaGATCGTGAGTTCTGGTCAGCGCCTGGACCAGGTATCAGCAATCAGTGTTCTGTCAGCCTGTGGCAGGTCAGGGAATCTGGTGAATGGAATGGAAGTTCATGCTTGTGTTCTGAAAAATGGGATGGAATTTGATCTTCACGTAGCCAACACAGTAATTGACATGTATGCGAAGTGTTCTAAAAcaaatttcatgtattattctTTTCGGAGAATTTACCACAAAGACCCTATTTCTTGGACGACAATCATTGCCGGTTATATTCAAAATTATTGTTATGAAAAGGCCTTGCAGTTATTCAAGGAAGTGCAGGTGGAGGGTGTTGATATTGATAAGATGATGCTTGAAAGTGCTCTCCTAGCTTGTCACTGGTTACATTGCATTCTAACTGTGAAAGAGATCCATGGTTACATAGTGAGAAGAGATTTTTCAGATGTTATCATACAAAACACGTTGGTTGATGTGTATGGGGATTGTGGAAAATTAGATTATGCAAGACACATATTTGGGCAAATTGAAGTTAAAAACGTTGTATCCTGGACAAGCATGATAACTTCTTATTTAGATAACGGACTTGCGTGTGAGGCTCTTCAACTTTTCTTCAACATGGTCAGGGAtgatgttgaactggattctatTGCAATCTTGACTATTCTCTCGGCAGCTGCTAATTTATCTGCCCTGAGGAAGGGTAAAGAGATTCATGGATATTTGCTGAGGAAGTACTTTCATGCAGAGGATTTGATTGCTAGCTCACTTGTGGATATGTATGCTAGCTGTGGGGATATTGATAGCTCTTATGCTGTTTTCAAATCTGTAAAACATAGAGATTTAGTCATATGGACAAGTATGATTAATGCATATGGACTGCATGGCCATGGTATGATGGCTACAAATTTATATAGAAAGATGGAGGCCAAGAACCTTTACCCTGATCATATAGCATTTTTGGCACTGCTTCATGCATGCAGTCATTCAGCATTAGTAGAAgaaggaaaaatgttttttcaactTATGCAACAAGAATATAAATTGGATCCATGGCCTGAACACTATGCCTGTCTGGTTGATCTTCTAGGTCGCGCAAATTTTTTGGAAGAGGCATTTGATTTAGTGAGAGGCATGAGACCAGAGCCTACAGCTGCTGTCTGGTGTGCTCTTCTTGGTGCCTGCAGAATTCATTCTAATATTGAGATAGGGGAGATAGCTTCAGGGAAGCTTCTTGAAATGGATCCGGATAATCCGGGAAATTATGTGCTTGTATCTAACTTATATGCAGCTGCAGAGAGATGGGATGATGTGGAGAAAGTGAGGATGAAAATGAAAGTGAGGGGACTGAAAAAAGACCCTGCTTGTAGTTGGATAGAGGTTGGAAATAAGGTTCATAACTTTACTTCTAGGGACAGGTCTCATCCAAATTCTGATGAAATATACAAAAAGCTCTCTCAGATAACTGATAAATTGAAGAGGGATGGAGGGTATGACCCTGAAACAAAGCACGTGCTACACAATGTGGAGGAGGAAGAGAAAGTAAAGATGCTTTACAGTCATAGTGAAAGGCTTGCAATTGCGTATGGTTTACT